Proteins from one uncultured Anaeromusa sp. genomic window:
- a CDS encoding methyl-accepting chemotaxis protein, whose product MKFFSNLKVSLKLGILVCVAAFFVGIVGYTGYHYLLKANEDMTDMYQNRLLSIKWLNENRSQIRGVQANLLEMMMTTDDKRHIELKADLDKRAALFNENLNKYEQTKLDEREVSALTKVKDTLQAYRQAREDVIRLAMQNKNAEAYTMYEQRVKKTLNEANKELVALTEYNAQKADELNKANDAEFAAVKKMILGIQATALVLLALIGFYISKLIIKPINVMLAFSRELANGDFRKKPRTFASKDEFGQLADALIEVRSTIRELMNQIHVSAEQVAASSEQLTASADQSAQAANQVAITITEVAKGAEEQLASVEETSQVVEQMSGDIQQIAANSLQVSRQSLQAADKAKVGNLSVEKAVSQMSQIEQTVTKSADVVAKLGERSREIGQIVDTISGIAAQTNLLALNAAIEAARAGEQGRGFAVVADEVRTLAEQSQEAAKKIAMLINEIQGDTEEAVRAMSDGTKEVKIGAEVVADSGTAFREITELVGQVSNAVGDISKAIEQVASGSERIVRSVETIDELSEKASGEAQTVSAATEEQSASMEEIASSSQELAKLAMELREAVGKFQV is encoded by the coding sequence GTGAAATTTTTTTCGAATCTTAAAGTGAGTTTGAAGTTGGGGATTCTTGTCTGCGTGGCTGCGTTTTTTGTGGGCATTGTAGGCTATACAGGATATCATTATTTGTTGAAAGCAAATGAAGATATGACTGATATGTATCAAAACAGACTTTTGTCTATAAAATGGCTGAATGAAAATCGCAGCCAAATTAGAGGCGTTCAGGCGAATTTATTGGAAATGATGATGACTACCGATGACAAACGTCATATTGAGCTGAAAGCGGATCTGGATAAACGGGCAGCCCTATTTAATGAAAACTTGAACAAATACGAACAAACAAAGCTGGATGAAAGAGAAGTAAGTGCCTTAACTAAAGTAAAGGATACCCTGCAAGCGTACCGGCAGGCGCGGGAAGACGTCATTAGGCTGGCCATGCAAAATAAAAACGCCGAGGCTTATACTATGTATGAGCAGCGTGTGAAAAAGACATTGAACGAAGCGAATAAAGAATTGGTAGCCTTGACCGAGTATAACGCCCAAAAAGCGGATGAACTTAACAAGGCCAATGATGCGGAATTTGCAGCCGTTAAGAAGATGATTCTCGGGATTCAAGCAACGGCGCTGGTGCTGTTGGCCTTGATTGGATTCTATATTTCAAAGCTGATTATCAAACCCATCAATGTCATGCTGGCTTTTAGCCGCGAGCTGGCTAATGGAGATTTTCGCAAAAAACCGCGTACTTTCGCTTCCAAAGACGAATTCGGTCAACTGGCAGATGCGTTAATTGAAGTACGCTCCACAATCCGAGAGCTAATGAATCAGATTCATGTATCGGCGGAGCAGGTAGCGGCTTCCTCGGAGCAATTGACGGCAAGCGCCGATCAATCGGCTCAGGCGGCCAACCAAGTTGCCATTACCATCACTGAGGTTGCGAAAGGGGCGGAAGAACAGCTTGCCAGCGTGGAAGAAACGTCGCAAGTAGTCGAGCAAATGTCAGGGGACATTCAACAGATCGCGGCTAATTCGCTGCAAGTGTCCAGGCAATCGCTGCAGGCGGCGGATAAGGCAAAAGTCGGAAATCTGTCGGTAGAAAAAGCAGTATCGCAAATGTCTCAAATTGAGCAAACCGTGACTAAATCTGCGGATGTCGTGGCTAAGCTTGGCGAGCGCTCCCGGGAAATTGGACAAATTGTTGATACCATTTCCGGGATTGCCGCTCAAACGAATCTTTTGGCGCTGAATGCTGCGATTGAAGCGGCTCGCGCCGGAGAGCAAGGACGTGGTTTTGCGGTTGTAGCGGATGAAGTCAGAACTTTGGCGGAGCAGTCCCAAGAGGCGGCTAAGAAAATCGCCATGCTGATTAATGAGATTCAAGGAGACACGGAAGAAGCGGTAAGGGCTATGAGCGACGGCACCAAGGAAGTAAAAATCGGGGCGGAAGTTGTTGCCGATTCGGGAACTGCCTTCAGGGAGATTACCGAGCTAGTGGGGCAGGTGTCTAATGCGGTGGGCGATATATCAAAGGCCATTGAGCAAGTGGCCTCGGGAAGCGAGCGCATTGTTCGTTCGGTGGAAACCATTGACGAACTAAGCGAGAAAGCGTCAGGGGAAGCCCAAACGGTATCGGCTGCAACAGAGGAGCAATCGGCGTCAATGGAAGAGATTGCTTCTTCCAGTCAGGAACTTGCCAAGCTGGCGATGGAATTAAGGGAAGCCGTAGGCAAATTCCAAGTATAA
- a CDS encoding PAS domain S-box protein yields MEEIVNGFQTVKALMQQQIEFYKKANEGETIETMITPCLLVLDKFQNVTYNSSFWSDYSDFASDGISTTNILEESVIIEYLQAKIDDIDKIMREKKKNKILSGPISSRIGIRYMEFCILPIFKTEDEVDGVIILGRDATKQVMLKKELEAAQLAHMKNEAFYKQVFNSTQIIFALHKLIFDENEQVIDFEYIDLNPAYERETGYSLKDLSGNTLYSVFPDPSKHSADWLRLFREAEQCGKSITIEHSYCGKDVWYRTSICSPQKGYVVTFSENITEYITRGKILKTKLSQWKMALQISKQFVWRWRIEKNDTSVKSWFDNSLFEVSSECESVIAASSFKDLKTVTEWLALMYESDRWRVKEEMEMVAAQKMDAFEHEFRVNDTEGLLRWMKLEGKKISDSEESVEYIGVCYDFSVTKTKEAQLMKQNEFYEILADSIDDIILLLQWQGCCKANIVFVNDYFYRKLGYEPSKVKEMSLFDVCARGMEEKLHSFFREVNRRGNGVTALELQSKEGVKTWFEIRGYRYINGINSFFSFVCRDMSEKEEQRTIFYHAREREKRDKVFGAVIAGDTAAIKQGRKILQNQGVSLLRNEKLLCVVLEVDAINFVEDQYDKIVSVLAIVEKNKDWVCWKQENTVCIIGAVLIDEEELRGIKQELATSVARVLEEAIPEVQVLIGAASFFECLGELKDRIADCRMAVKIGKKLWPERMIFHFEEVELYKLFFDVKDKRLVTNYVHQALGSLLNYRGNKREEYLKMLEVFLEADSLLETSRKVFIHHKTAEMRKKKIEKILGVSLEDAETKMRLKMAFHLKKLFAC; encoded by the coding sequence ATGGAAGAGATTGTGAATGGTTTTCAAACAGTCAAAGCATTAATGCAGCAGCAAATCGAGTTCTATAAGAAAGCGAATGAAGGAGAGACAATTGAAACAATGATTACTCCCTGCTTGCTTGTGCTTGATAAATTTCAGAATGTTACATACAATAGTAGCTTTTGGAGTGATTATTCCGATTTTGCATCGGATGGCATTTCAACAACCAATATACTCGAAGAAAGTGTAATTATAGAGTATTTACAAGCTAAAATAGATGATATTGATAAAATAATGAGAGAAAAAAAGAAAAATAAAATTTTGTCAGGACCTATCTCTTCTCGGATTGGAATTCGCTATATGGAATTTTGCATTTTGCCAATTTTTAAAACTGAAGATGAGGTTGATGGGGTTATTATTTTAGGAAGAGATGCAACTAAACAGGTGATGTTAAAAAAAGAGCTTGAAGCCGCACAGTTGGCTCATATGAAAAATGAAGCGTTTTATAAGCAGGTTTTCAATTCTACGCAAATTATTTTTGCGCTGCATAAGCTTATTTTTGATGAGAACGAACAAGTAATTGATTTTGAGTATATTGATTTGAACCCTGCATATGAACGGGAAACGGGGTATTCGTTAAAAGATTTGAGCGGAAACACGCTGTATTCTGTTTTTCCGGATCCAAGCAAACATTCGGCAGACTGGCTGCGTCTGTTTCGTGAAGCGGAGCAATGCGGTAAAAGCATTACGATTGAGCATTCCTATTGTGGAAAGGATGTCTGGTATCGGACTTCGATTTGCTCGCCGCAAAAGGGGTATGTAGTAACTTTTTCTGAAAATATAACCGAGTATATAACACGTGGAAAAATACTTAAAACTAAATTGTCGCAATGGAAAATGGCGCTCCAAATTAGCAAGCAGTTTGTTTGGCGGTGGCGAATAGAAAAGAATGATACTTCTGTAAAAAGTTGGTTTGACAATAGTCTGTTTGAGGTATCTTCTGAATGCGAAAGTGTAATTGCCGCAAGCTCTTTTAAAGATCTTAAAACGGTCACTGAATGGTTGGCGTTAATGTACGAGAGTGATCGATGGAGAGTAAAAGAAGAAATGGAAATGGTAGCTGCACAAAAGATGGATGCTTTTGAACATGAATTTCGCGTGAATGATACAGAAGGGCTACTCCGATGGATGAAGCTAGAAGGGAAAAAAATATCCGACTCTGAAGAGTCTGTCGAATATATCGGGGTGTGCTATGATTTTTCTGTCACAAAAACCAAAGAAGCGCAACTTATGAAACAAAATGAGTTTTACGAAATATTGGCGGATAGCATCGACGATATAATCTTACTTTTACAATGGCAGGGATGTTGTAAAGCGAACATTGTATTTGTGAATGACTATTTTTATCGAAAACTCGGATATGAGCCGTCTAAAGTGAAAGAGATGTCTCTTTTTGATGTTTGTGCAAGAGGGATGGAAGAAAAATTGCATAGCTTTTTTCGAGAAGTAAATCGCAGGGGGAATGGAGTAACCGCCTTGGAGCTTCAAAGTAAAGAAGGCGTTAAAACATGGTTTGAAATTCGAGGATACCGATATATTAATGGTATAAACAGCTTTTTTTCATTTGTATGTAGAGATATGAGCGAGAAAGAGGAACAAAGGACCATTTTTTATCATGCTAGAGAAAGAGAAAAGCGAGACAAGGTGTTCGGAGCCGTTATCGCTGGTGATACAGCAGCGATTAAGCAAGGTCGAAAAATACTCCAGAATCAAGGCGTAAGCTTATTGAGGAATGAAAAGTTACTTTGTGTTGTGCTGGAAGTAGATGCTATAAATTTTGTTGAAGATCAATATGATAAGATCGTGAGCGTACTTGCCATCGTTGAAAAAAATAAGGACTGGGTGTGCTGGAAGCAAGAAAATACGGTTTGTATTATAGGGGCTGTACTGATTGATGAAGAGGAACTAAGGGGCATTAAGCAAGAACTTGCCACTTCGGTTGCGCGTGTTTTAGAAGAAGCAATTCCTGAGGTACAAGTCTTGATTGGAGCAGCATCTTTTTTTGAATGTTTAGGAGAACTGAAAGATCGAATTGCGGACTGCAGGATGGCAGTTAAGATTGGGAAGAAACTGTGGCCAGAACGCATGATTTTCCACTTTGAAGAAGTAGAGCTATATAAACTGTTTTTTGATGTTAAAGATAAACGATTGGTGACGAATTATGTCCATCAAGCACTGGGGAGTTTGTTGAATTATAGAGGGAATAAAAGAGAAGAATATTTAAAGATGCTGGAAGTGTTTTTGGAGGCGGATAGCCTTTTGGAGACTTCGCGGAAAGTGTTCATTCATCACAAGACAGCGGAAATGCGGAAGAAAAAAATCGAAAAAATTTTAGGAGTATCCTTAGAAGACGCAGAAACAAAAATGCGTTTAAAAATGGCATTCCATTTAAAGAAACTTTTCGCTTGTTAA
- a CDS encoding XRE family transcriptional regulator: MNNLNEIISQNVIRLRKEKNFSFDKLAESSGVSKALLCQIERGDSNPTINTLWKIAVGLGVALGDLLETHEYPLEIVRKKSKTPLIDNEAGLRLWPVFSNSFSPVGIFIAELDSMHTHDSTPHDAYSNEYVFVIEGALIVTINGRSSHLSQGDTLFFRADQPHHYYNPASTTTHFQCIYHRK; encoded by the coding sequence TTGAACAACCTGAACGAAATCATCAGCCAAAATGTAATTCGTTTGCGCAAAGAAAAAAATTTCAGTTTTGACAAACTTGCCGAGTCTTCCGGGGTTAGCAAAGCCCTTCTCTGCCAAATCGAACGCGGCGATTCCAACCCAACCATTAATACCCTTTGGAAAATCGCGGTTGGCCTAGGAGTTGCTCTAGGTGACTTATTGGAAACTCATGAATATCCTCTTGAAATTGTACGTAAAAAATCAAAGACGCCACTCATCGACAACGAAGCCGGCTTGCGTTTATGGCCTGTCTTTTCGAATTCCTTTTCTCCTGTTGGCATTTTTATTGCCGAGCTTGACTCGATGCACACACACGATTCCACTCCCCACGACGCCTATTCTAATGAATACGTCTTTGTAATAGAAGGAGCCTTAATTGTAACTATCAATGGCCGTTCTTCCCATTTATCACAAGGCGACACTCTCTTCTTTCGAGCCGACCAGCCGCATCATTACTACAACCCAGCTTCGACCACTACCCACTTCCAATGTATTTACCATCGGAAATAA
- a CDS encoding methyl-accepting chemotaxis protein has translation MNALTNMKVSMKLGVLILVAFLSLGIVGFTGYYYLNQASKDIAVMYEKRLIPVRLSVEIASFLRTANGNVLELMLTTDEAKNRELKKAMEERAQGINQNMDSLKQMHLDAKADELLAKMEQAQQKYRAARGPVLELALQNKNAEAYALYAATLEPRANEYVSSVRDYTVHIQKLSEQMNADIQAAEAKAIQILVGCILVACILLGFFGWMINKMISHPLQLMVAFCGELAAGDFRDKPRKVLRKDEIGQVADALVNMRNNLRGILQHVSESTEHVAASSEELTASSEQSAQAANQVAASITDVANGANKQLVAANEASEVVSQMSASIQQVAVNTNLVAEQSAQAAGKAKEGGASVGKAVAQMARVEETVNASANVVVKLGERSKEIGQIVDTISGIAGQTNLLALNAAIEAARAGEQGRGFAVVAEEVRKLAEQSQEAAGRIASMIGEIQGDTGKAVSAMNEGTREVKTGAEVVSVAGDAFQEIVKLVSDVSGQIMEISAAIQQMASGSQQIVETVKLIDGLSKSSSAEAQSVSAATEEQLASMEEIASASQTLSSLAQELQKEVSKFQI, from the coding sequence ATGAACGCACTGACAAATATGAAAGTGAGCATGAAACTAGGAGTTCTGATTCTTGTGGCCTTTTTATCCTTGGGTATTGTAGGGTTTACCGGCTATTACTATCTCAATCAAGCAAGTAAAGATATAGCGGTTATGTATGAAAAAAGGCTGATCCCGGTTCGGCTGTCCGTTGAAATAGCCTCGTTTCTTAGAACGGCTAATGGAAATGTGCTGGAATTGATGCTTACAACGGATGAGGCGAAAAACCGTGAACTGAAGAAAGCGATGGAGGAGCGAGCTCAAGGAATCAACCAAAATATGGACAGCTTAAAGCAAATGCATTTGGACGCTAAAGCAGATGAATTGCTTGCTAAAATGGAACAGGCCCAACAAAAATATCGCGCCGCTCGAGGGCCGGTATTAGAGCTGGCTTTGCAAAATAAAAACGCCGAAGCCTATGCGTTATATGCGGCAACGCTGGAGCCACGGGCGAACGAATATGTCAGCAGTGTGCGCGATTATACGGTACATATCCAGAAACTATCGGAGCAGATGAACGCCGATATACAAGCTGCCGAAGCGAAAGCCATACAGATTTTAGTAGGCTGTATTTTGGTTGCTTGTATCCTATTGGGCTTCTTCGGTTGGATGATTAACAAAATGATTTCTCATCCATTACAGCTTATGGTTGCTTTTTGCGGGGAATTGGCTGCCGGCGATTTTCGCGACAAGCCGCGCAAAGTCCTCAGAAAAGACGAAATTGGTCAAGTGGCTGATGCGCTAGTTAATATGCGCAACAATCTGCGCGGCATTCTGCAACATGTCAGCGAATCGACGGAGCATGTGGCCGCTTCCTCGGAAGAACTGACTGCCAGCTCGGAACAATCAGCTCAGGCTGCCAATCAAGTGGCTGCCTCAATTACCGATGTAGCTAACGGAGCGAATAAGCAGCTTGTAGCGGCGAACGAAGCGTCTGAAGTGGTGTCTCAGATGTCAGCGAGCATTCAGCAAGTGGCAGTGAACACGAATCTTGTGGCGGAGCAATCCGCGCAGGCGGCTGGCAAAGCCAAAGAAGGGGGCGCTTCTGTTGGAAAAGCAGTCGCGCAAATGGCGCGAGTTGAAGAAACGGTCAATGCTTCGGCAAATGTGGTAGTAAAACTGGGCGAGCGGTCCAAAGAAATTGGACAGATTGTGGATACCATTTCCGGTATTGCCGGACAGACAAACCTTCTGGCCCTTAATGCGGCCATTGAAGCGGCGCGCGCCGGAGAACAAGGGCGCGGCTTTGCTGTCGTGGCGGAAGAGGTTCGTAAACTTGCAGAGCAATCACAAGAAGCGGCTGGACGAATTGCCAGCATGATTGGAGAAATTCAAGGAGATACCGGCAAAGCGGTCTCGGCCATGAATGAGGGCACGCGCGAAGTCAAAACAGGGGCGGAAGTGGTTAGTGTTGCCGGAGATGCCTTCCAAGAAATTGTGAAGTTGGTATCGGATGTTTCCGGTCAAATCATGGAAATCTCAGCAGCCATTCAGCAGATGGCAAGCGGAAGTCAGCAAATTGTGGAAACGGTTAAGCTGATCGATGGGCTGAGTAAATCTTCGTCTGCTGAAGCGCAGAGCGTATCTGCTGCGACAGAAGAACAATTGGCTTCCATGGAGGAAATTGCGTCCGCTAGCCAGACCTTGTCGTCATTAGCGCAGGAACTGCAAAAGGAAGTTTCAAAATTTCAGATTTAG
- a CDS encoding PAS domain-containing protein, whose product MKKGKENNCGMTPILDVISNLIWQMFSDAAMVVRGDGRIEIINRHFSDLTGYSLGETLGKTTLELKLWSNPEERAAILKLLVEGREVTDFDAVFCNKTGDLILTKIHARRFELRKKPYYIVVIQEIRRPMCLERKNKLNKDSLLLRSQMLLAAASLVQFGPWEYNAETDSFLFGDDFYAIYGTSVAAEGRIMSFDSYVRNFVYYKDAWVFEKEKDNLLTGNENLFKTIRVRMHSRILL is encoded by the coding sequence ATGAAAAAAGGTAAAGAAAATAATTGTGGAATGACTCCCATTCTTGACGTTATTTCTAATCTCATTTGGCAAATGTTTTCCGACGCTGCGATGGTGGTGCGCGGGGATGGGCGGATTGAAATAATCAATCGTCATTTTTCTGATTTGACGGGGTATTCATTGGGCGAAACGTTAGGAAAAACGACCTTGGAACTTAAACTTTGGAGTAATCCGGAGGAACGGGCGGCGATACTGAAGCTTCTTGTCGAAGGGCGAGAGGTGACGGATTTCGACGCCGTTTTTTGTAATAAAACAGGGGATCTCATTTTGACAAAAATACATGCTCGACGCTTTGAATTGAGAAAGAAACCGTACTATATAGTGGTCATACAAGAGATCCGAAGGCCGATGTGCTTGGAACGAAAAAACAAACTGAATAAGGATAGCTTGCTGCTGCGAAGTCAAATGCTATTAGCGGCGGCAAGCTTAGTGCAATTTGGACCATGGGAATATAATGCCGAAACCGATAGCTTTCTTTTTGGGGATGATTTCTATGCAATCTATGGAACCAGTGTAGCGGCGGAAGGACGCATTATGAGTTTTGATAGTTACGTTAGAAATTTTGTTTACTATAAGGATGCTTGGGTGTTTGAAAAAGAAAAAGATAATTTGCTAACTGGTAATGAAAATCTATTTAAAACAATACGGGTGCGAATGCATTCAAGGATATTACTTTAG
- a CDS encoding methyl-accepting chemotaxis protein gives MFVFRKLSWKLVAMFSLIIIASTSAISLYAVYNMQDKVTAASYEKLHSDLNVTKTILDKQLPGAWAMQDGKLVKGNTVIHDLAILDEIKEMTGDSVTIFLGDTRIATTVSGADGKKGTGTKAAAEVSNAVLTNNQIFLGKAQVVGVENQTIYEPIRDAGGKVIGMIFVGVPAAPYEAMIASFIKHLGGFVAIEVLLAASIIYYASRKLASPIEKLARAAEAVATGDLTVKIDIKSADEVGVLGKSMNEMVQKIGFLVRQIAQTSEQVAASAEELTASADQSAQAITHVAGTINDVAQGTKSQASSIESAVVIIEQTSAGIQHIAAKSNAMLGMAEKTNNAATQGDKAVEAAIQQMLSIEKSVSGSAQVVATLGERSKEIGQIVDAISGIAGQTNLLALNAAIEAARAGEQGRGFAVVAEEVRKLAEQSQKAAKQIAELIAQVQAETDNAVLVMHAGTHEVKVGAEVVNKAGQAFQEITSLIGAVSQQIQEISTAIQQMASESQQIVSTEKEIYRISKETAGQTQLVSAAVEEQAASMEQIAVSSQALAKMAEELQSVIAKFTV, from the coding sequence ATGTTTGTTTTCAGAAAGCTTAGCTGGAAGTTGGTTGCTATGTTTTCGCTTATTATTATTGCGAGTACAAGCGCTATTTCTCTTTATGCCGTTTATAACATGCAGGACAAAGTTACAGCGGCTTCCTATGAAAAGCTTCATTCAGACCTAAATGTTACTAAGACAATTTTAGACAAGCAGCTCCCGGGCGCCTGGGCCATGCAGGATGGCAAATTAGTCAAAGGCAATACAGTAATTCATGATCTTGCTATTTTGGATGAGATCAAAGAGATGACCGGTGATAGCGTGACCATTTTTCTGGGAGACACGCGAATCGCTACTACTGTCAGCGGAGCTGATGGGAAAAAGGGTACAGGGACGAAAGCGGCTGCAGAAGTAAGCAATGCGGTTTTAACAAACAACCAAATCTTTCTGGGGAAAGCGCAGGTTGTTGGTGTAGAAAACCAAACCATATACGAACCAATACGTGATGCCGGGGGCAAGGTCATTGGCATGATCTTTGTAGGTGTACCGGCAGCTCCTTATGAAGCGATGATTGCCAGCTTCATTAAACACTTAGGAGGCTTCGTAGCGATCGAAGTGCTGCTTGCTGCTAGTATTATCTATTATGCGTCGCGTAAGCTCGCTAGCCCTATCGAGAAACTGGCCAGGGCGGCTGAGGCAGTGGCAACTGGGGATTTGACAGTAAAGATTGACATTAAGTCAGCGGATGAAGTGGGTGTATTAGGGAAGTCGATGAATGAGATGGTTCAGAAGATTGGTTTTCTTGTGCGGCAAATTGCGCAGACGTCTGAGCAGGTGGCGGCTTCGGCCGAAGAACTTACGGCAAGTGCGGATCAATCGGCGCAAGCGATTACCCATGTGGCGGGTACGATTAACGATGTTGCCCAGGGGACAAAAAGCCAAGCAAGCTCCATTGAGTCTGCAGTTGTGATTATTGAGCAAACCTCTGCAGGGATACAACATATTGCGGCAAAGTCTAACGCTATGCTAGGCATGGCGGAAAAGACAAATAACGCCGCTACGCAAGGCGATAAAGCCGTAGAGGCGGCTATTCAGCAGATGCTGAGCATTGAAAAGTCGGTTTCCGGCTCGGCGCAAGTTGTGGCCACTCTTGGGGAACGCTCGAAAGAAATTGGACAAATTGTTGATGCTATTTCGGGGATTGCCGGACAAACGAATCTGTTAGCGTTGAATGCGGCGATTGAGGCGGCGCGGGCGGGCGAACAAGGCAGAGGATTTGCGGTGGTTGCTGAAGAAGTGCGCAAGTTAGCGGAACAATCCCAAAAGGCGGCCAAACAAATCGCCGAGTTGATTGCGCAAGTGCAGGCGGAAACCGACAATGCGGTGCTCGTTATGCATGCAGGAACGCATGAGGTGAAGGTTGGGGCTGAGGTAGTGAATAAAGCTGGGCAGGCTTTTCAGGAGATTACGTCGCTAATCGGTGCTGTTTCCCAGCAAATACAGGAAATTTCAACAGCAATTCAACAGATGGCTTCAGAAAGCCAGCAAATCGTAAGTACTGAAAAAGAAATATACCGTATCAGTAAGGAAACCGCAGGGCAAACGCAGCTTGTTTCAGCTGCCGTGGAAGAACAGGCGGCCTCTATGGAACAAATAGCAGTGTCCAGTCAGGCGTTGGCGAAGATGGCCGAGGAATTGCAGAGCGTAATCGCAAAATTTACGGTTTAG